Proteins from a genomic interval of Oceanispirochaeta crateris:
- a CDS encoding zinc-dependent alcohol dehydrogenase family protein: MKAAYYEQFQQPLSLKDLPQPSPADHGVVVKVEASGLCRSDWHGWMGHDPDIHLPHVPGHELAGTIAELGKDVRHWKLGDRVTVPFVCACGHCPECASGNQQICDKQTQPGFTHWGSFAEYVALDYADINLVALPESMDYVTAASLGCRFVTSFRAVVDQGRLRPGEWVAVHGCGGVGLSAIMIAKALGARVIAIDIAEDKLGAAGSLGAEHLINGLSCPSVIEAVREASGGGVHLSLDALGSRETCFNSISGLRKRGRHIQIGLMLAEHSRPELPMDIVISRELEILGSHGMQAHRYPEMLGMIASGLLSPQQLVGARITLTESLTALSDMNSFRGTGVTVIDRFY, translated from the coding sequence ATGAAAGCCGCCTATTACGAACAATTTCAGCAGCCTCTGAGTCTCAAAGACTTACCTCAGCCTTCACCGGCAGACCATGGCGTTGTTGTAAAAGTGGAAGCATCCGGTCTGTGCAGGAGTGACTGGCATGGATGGATGGGGCATGATCCCGATATTCATCTGCCTCATGTTCCGGGTCATGAGCTTGCCGGTACAATTGCAGAACTGGGAAAGGATGTCCGCCATTGGAAGCTTGGAGACCGGGTGACGGTCCCCTTTGTCTGTGCTTGCGGACACTGTCCGGAGTGTGCTAGCGGGAACCAGCAGATATGTGATAAGCAAACTCAGCCGGGGTTTACTCATTGGGGTTCTTTTGCGGAGTATGTGGCTTTAGATTATGCCGATATCAACCTTGTGGCCCTGCCTGAGTCCATGGATTATGTGACTGCCGCCAGCCTGGGATGCCGTTTTGTCACCTCCTTCCGGGCTGTGGTTGATCAGGGCCGTCTCCGTCCGGGAGAATGGGTGGCTGTTCACGGATGCGGAGGAGTGGGCCTTTCGGCCATCATGATTGCCAAGGCTCTGGGCGCCAGGGTCATCGCCATCGATATAGCTGAGGATAAACTGGGTGCGGCTGGGAGTTTAGGGGCGGAACATCTGATCAATGGGCTGTCCTGTCCCTCCGTGATAGAGGCTGTTCGAGAGGCCAGTGGTGGGGGAGTACATCTTTCCCTGGATGCTCTGGGCAGCCGAGAAACCTGCTTCAATTCCATATCGGGACTCAGGAAACGGGGCCGCCATATTCAAATAGGGCTGATGCTGGCAGAACATAGCCGTCCGGAACTGCCCATGGATATTGTCATCTCCAGAGAACTGGAAATCCTGGGCAGCCATGGCATGCAGGCTCATAGATATCCTGAGATGCTGGGCATGATTGCCTCCGGTTTACTGTCTCCCCAGCAGCTGGTAGGGGCCAGAATCACTCTGACAGAGTCATTGACGGCTCTGTCAGATATGAACAGTTTCAGAGGGACCGGAGTGACCGTAATAGACCGGTTTTATTAG
- a CDS encoding sugar ABC transporter permease, with the protein MLRTNIRDYGMFIALIVIFVIFQFMTGGIFLKAFNFTNLLNQSAYVAVLAVGMTLVIVTQQIDLSVGYLGAFLGAYVVVAVETGGQTVIVALLGALVLTIIVGIIKGYFVAKIKVPSFVVTLAGMFIFKGLLFFKTNNRTISTTNDFFIKVGIGYLPTYEIAGYDLISLMSGAVIMIVAITSGIIIRKKHRKLGIPSEKVELFITKLVILSVVIGYLTYTFAANKGISYLLLITVVVVAIYHFMTTQTTLGRRIYAVGGNPEAAELSGINVEKTIIIVFISMGITAMIAGIMYVTRLQNASPKHGPFWELYAIAAVFIGGTSAKGGIGKVVNAVVGAVVIISLKNGMSLAGIDANIEPIILGSVLLLAVVFDIYTRNVMPVDLVGMYYAKKQYKAEFTLARENFIKAKRNLREAQKANKQDLIEYEYNFTNAQGVFNKIRDKIRVSIEADFLTE; encoded by the coding sequence ATGCTACGAACAAACATCAGAGATTATGGAATGTTTATTGCTTTGATAGTTATCTTTGTCATTTTTCAGTTTATGACGGGCGGGATTTTCTTAAAAGCATTCAACTTTACAAATTTATTGAATCAGTCGGCCTATGTTGCCGTACTGGCCGTCGGAATGACTCTGGTCATTGTGACCCAGCAAATTGATTTATCCGTAGGGTATCTTGGGGCTTTCCTTGGAGCCTATGTTGTGGTCGCCGTTGAAACAGGCGGACAGACAGTCATAGTTGCACTGCTTGGAGCACTGGTTCTTACGATTATTGTTGGAATCATCAAGGGTTATTTTGTGGCAAAAATCAAAGTACCTTCCTTCGTAGTCACCCTGGCCGGAATGTTTATCTTCAAGGGGTTACTATTCTTTAAAACTAACAACAGAACCATCTCTACAACTAATGATTTCTTCATAAAAGTGGGCATTGGATACTTACCGACCTATGAAATTGCCGGTTATGATCTGATTTCCTTAATGTCCGGTGCTGTCATTATGATTGTTGCCATTACCTCAGGAATCATAATACGCAAGAAGCATAGAAAACTTGGCATCCCCAGTGAGAAGGTAGAACTATTTATCACAAAACTGGTGATCCTATCTGTTGTTATCGGATACCTAACGTATACATTTGCAGCCAATAAGGGAATTTCCTACCTATTGCTCATCACTGTGGTCGTCGTTGCAATTTATCATTTTATGACGACACAAACCACACTTGGCCGCAGAATCTACGCCGTAGGGGGAAATCCTGAAGCGGCTGAATTATCCGGTATCAACGTTGAAAAAACCATAATTATTGTTTTTATTTCCATGGGAATCACAGCCATGATTGCCGGGATTATGTATGTGACAAGACTTCAAAATGCTTCACCAAAACATGGCCCATTCTGGGAGTTATATGCCATTGCCGCCGTCTTTATCGGTGGTACCAGTGCTAAGGGCGGGATAGGGAAAGTAGTGAATGCTGTGGTTGGAGCAGTGGTAATCATCTCACTAAAAAACGGGATGTCCCTAGCTGGAATAGATGCAAACATTGAACCCATCATCTTAGGATCAGTCTTGTTGCTGGCAGTCGTATTTGACATCTACACGAGGAATGTTATGCCAGTTGACTTAGTCGGTATGTACTATGCCAAAAAGCAATATAAGGCTGAGTTCACCCTTGCAAGGGAGAATTTTATCAAAGCGAAAAGGAATCTGCGAGAAGCTCAAAAAGCAAATAAACAGGACCTTATCGAATACGAATATAATTTTACAAACGCCCAGGGAGTATTCAATAAAATCAGAGACAAAATCAGGGTGAGTATCGAAGCGGATTTTCTTACAGAGTAA
- a CDS encoding substrate-binding domain-containing protein, producing MKRFSFLLLLLVVMSGLVFANGQKGASGIKIGVVLPDASEERWANQDGAFFKTELEKLGAGYEFEILFSEGDESKEKQNVEALIAKGAKVIIITAHGNGGASVAAAHAEDVVVVAHDRMAKSASDVADYYTTFNSWNVGKAMGKHLVDSAKAAGFSASNKADLAIFAGRVVDWPNATYFFGGAFEELQPNLSMFNIVNQNPAPFLALKKYTEATFDDSAKDALQAAMLPIDTDWNPETAGIKAAGVVAQIKKTSDTIFVLAPNDDTSAAIRQEFAKMATPYAKYYTTGQDASNVTLASLMGDTVTGKGTQTMTVFKDVSKLVKDSVAIAKNVVDGIDGLTGLTSGPSIDGAKTAYSPIDTLLATNPQLTYDTIFATGYKSEMNPDFGDIDFSPYK from the coding sequence ATGAAACGTTTTTCGTTTTTACTACTGTTGTTGGTAGTAATGTCAGGTCTTGTTTTTGCGAATGGCCAGAAAGGAGCTTCAGGTATCAAAATCGGTGTAGTTTTGCCCGATGCATCTGAAGAAAGATGGGCTAATCAGGATGGAGCCTTCTTTAAAACAGAATTGGAAAAATTAGGAGCAGGTTACGAATTTGAGATTTTATTTTCTGAAGGTGATGAATCAAAAGAAAAGCAAAATGTCGAAGCCCTCATTGCCAAAGGTGCGAAGGTTATTATTATCACAGCCCATGGAAATGGTGGAGCATCTGTAGCAGCCGCCCATGCGGAAGATGTTGTAGTCGTAGCCCATGACAGGATGGCAAAATCCGCATCAGACGTCGCAGACTATTATACAACTTTTAACAGTTGGAATGTTGGTAAGGCTATGGGTAAACATCTAGTGGACTCTGCAAAAGCCGCCGGTTTTTCTGCCAGTAATAAAGCCGATTTAGCTATTTTCGCAGGCCGTGTCGTTGACTGGCCCAATGCGACTTACTTCTTTGGTGGTGCATTTGAAGAATTACAGCCTAATCTGTCAATGTTCAATATTGTAAATCAAAATCCAGCTCCATTTCTGGCACTGAAAAAATACACAGAAGCCACATTCGATGACTCTGCGAAAGATGCATTACAGGCTGCCATGCTTCCCATCGACACAGACTGGAATCCTGAAACTGCCGGGATCAAAGCCGCAGGTGTTGTAGCACAGATTAAAAAGACCTCAGACACGATCTTTGTATTAGCTCCAAACGATGATACTTCTGCAGCAATACGTCAGGAATTTGCTAAAATGGCAACTCCTTATGCCAAGTACTATACAACAGGTCAGGATGCTTCTAATGTGACATTGGCTAGCCTGATGGGTGATACTGTTACCGGTAAAGGAACACAAACCATGACAGTATTTAAAGATGTTTCAAAATTAGTAAAAGATTCTGTTGCCATTGCTAAAAATGTTGTTGATGGTATAGACGGTTTGACCGGATTAACAAGCGGACCTTCTATTGATGGAGCAAAAACAGCTTATTCTCCCATTGATACACTGCTGGCAACAAATCCACAGCTGACTTATGACACAATTTTTGCAACGGGTTACAAATCAGAAATGAACCCAGACTTTGGTGATATCGATTTCTCACCTTACAAATAA
- a CDS encoding energy-coupling factor transporter transmembrane component T family protein has translation MIDTLYREERSLLHGYDCRLKLIVLPLLVVFYFLPQSLLINGGLTLLLLILTLFILGVKDLYAPLKMIYPLLILIFILTPLFHKTGAVYISTGSMIFVTSHGIMEALHYVFRLTGISFLFFLFFRTTAMEDILLGLSWFRLPYVVTLVISISLRYIPHLAGLYEQIKAAHGLRCGVNDISVTKKRWTKVRGLFPILVSLMIQSVKTIPLLTMALELKGIGRDNRRTRLRGLPQVHSVKQQLVVSLLILTVLAGLLIRFR, from the coding sequence ATGATTGATACCCTGTATAGGGAAGAGAGAAGTCTCCTTCACGGCTATGATTGCCGCTTGAAACTGATAGTGCTTCCTCTCCTGGTTGTGTTCTATTTTCTGCCTCAATCCCTGCTCATCAATGGTGGACTCACACTTTTACTATTGATTCTTACCTTGTTTATTCTGGGGGTAAAAGACCTGTATGCTCCTCTGAAAATGATATATCCTCTGCTGATTCTTATTTTCATTCTGACTCCTCTGTTTCATAAAACCGGAGCTGTGTATATAAGCACTGGGAGTATGATTTTTGTGACGAGTCACGGAATCATGGAAGCCCTCCACTATGTATTCCGTCTGACGGGCATCAGTTTCCTTTTCTTTCTCTTTTTCCGGACGACAGCCATGGAAGATATTCTGTTGGGCCTCAGCTGGTTCCGCCTCCCCTATGTGGTGACCCTTGTGATCTCCATCTCCCTGCGTTATATTCCTCATCTAGCGGGTTTGTATGAGCAGATTAAGGCCGCTCATGGTCTTCGCTGCGGGGTGAATGATATCTCTGTTACAAAAAAAAGGTGGACCAAAGTCAGAGGGTTGTTTCCTATTTTGGTGTCTCTCATGATTCAGAGCGTAAAGACCATACCCTTGTTGACTATGGCCCTGGAATTGAAGGGTATCGGCCGAGACAATCGGCGGACCCGCCTCAGGGGGCTCCCTCAGGTTCATTCTGTGAAGCAGCAGCTTGTTGTTTCCCTTCTCATACTAACAGTGCTGGCTGGTCTTTTAATCCGATTCCGATAA
- a CDS encoding MarR family winged helix-turn-helix transcriptional regulator — MTEDDVFRRVVAFISNIHSIESDLAQLIQDQELTPLQQNILRILYFSGPKNLSSLSQCMNMNLPNSSREVKRLSEADLILKGSSPFDKRVTQLTLTDSGKRKVEEGLKLMKESLFSSSGEWTPHRIERVLTSLTILENELFPSHH, encoded by the coding sequence ATGACCGAAGATGATGTATTTCGAAGGGTTGTCGCCTTTATATCCAATATCCACTCCATTGAGTCCGATCTGGCACAGCTGATCCAGGACCAGGAACTCACCCCTTTGCAGCAGAATATACTGAGAATCCTCTACTTTTCGGGTCCTAAGAACCTGAGTTCTCTCAGTCAGTGTATGAATATGAACCTTCCAAACAGCAGCCGTGAGGTTAAGCGCCTGAGTGAAGCCGATCTGATTTTAAAAGGGTCTTCACCCTTTGATAAGCGTGTTACCCAGTTGACTCTCACTGATTCTGGTAAAAGAAAGGTCGAAGAAGGGCTGAAATTGATGAAAGAGAGCCTTTTTTCATCCTCGGGGGAATGGACTCCCCATCGAATAGAACGTGTCCTCACCAGTTTGACCATACTGGAAAATGAACTTTTTCCTTCTCATCATTAA
- the ygfK gene encoding putative selenate reductase subunit YgfK has translation MGDKMRLVPFGELLVRMFEEYKTQKSLFDLPEDRWYRKADKRSLDIFGDSCATVLGPAAGPQTQLSQNIVSSYLTGSRFIELKTVQVLDALEIEKPCIDAYDEGFNTEWSTELSLQKAWEEYAKSWILLHIVEELWGFNPSETTRSFSFNMSVGYDLKGIKTEKMQTYLNRMMDSSKEEQFQGWLEEIEKIVPPLLEGTGLEGKIDKIITIKDRIPGKICSSVTLSTMHGCPPQEIEAICHYMIAEKGLDTFVKLNPTLLGYARVREILDVLGYDYVSLNSEGFEHDLQYEDALAILKRLRETAKKEGRLFGVKLTNTLASLNNREELPGDEMYMSGRALYPLSLNLASKLSEYFEGDLPISYSGGISIHNVREVFQTGIRPITLCTDLLKPGGYVRQTQMAEALEEIEEWDIKSIKVDVLKKLAASSLDDSTFHKDFRGNDEVRTAGPLPLYDCYVAPCITACAIHQHIPEYIRLIGQQRYAEALEVIYERNALPSMTGNICDNQCQLHCTRLDYEGCLNIREIKKIAVEQGMEGFLKTWEKPKVTRSSKCAVIGAGPAGLSTAYFLAREGFDVTVFEREADAGGVIRYVVPHFRITREAIESDVDHIRRQGVSFVFNCDEKININSLKAEGYTYITLGLGTYQTRQLPIEGDNTNILPSLKFLTEFNQNPQGMRLGKNVVVIGAGDTAMDCARSAKRCVGTEKVTVVYRRAFSQMPASREEYEDARDEGIPFHWLRSPEGFDSRGNLTLRVMELGEKDDSGRRRPVATDEVEMMNVDTVIYAIGDDPDEMLMKEIGLKTNQWGLVITGENGETNIENVYLSGDSRTGASTIVRCIAEGRRTADAITRKDDPQWSRQERLPLVDSRKREEEIQDKKGYIFQKPNARTYSDIIQFGETELTRCLECNYVCNKCVDVCPNRANIALPVGDLSLFNDPYQIIHIDAYCNECGDCGHFCPWEGRPYIDKPTIFSEAEDFENSENPGWLIQGELVKIRFKGSVSLKPLKKGCIVDDSTSDPDKERFYKLFETLLSQRPHLFGTVEPMV, from the coding sequence ATGGGTGATAAAATGAGACTGGTTCCCTTTGGGGAGCTGCTGGTGAGAATGTTCGAAGAATACAAAACGCAAAAAAGTTTGTTCGATCTGCCAGAGGATCGATGGTATCGAAAAGCTGATAAGCGCAGCCTTGATATTTTCGGGGATAGCTGTGCCACCGTTCTCGGCCCGGCCGCAGGTCCTCAAACCCAGCTGTCACAGAATATCGTCTCCTCCTATTTGACAGGCAGCCGATTTATCGAACTGAAAACAGTTCAGGTCCTGGATGCCCTTGAAATTGAGAAGCCCTGCATTGACGCTTATGATGAAGGTTTCAACACAGAATGGTCCACCGAACTGAGCCTCCAGAAAGCCTGGGAAGAGTACGCCAAAAGCTGGATACTCCTGCATATTGTGGAAGAATTATGGGGCTTTAATCCAAGTGAAACGACCCGTTCTTTTTCTTTCAACATGAGTGTCGGATATGACCTAAAAGGTATAAAGACCGAAAAGATGCAGACCTACCTGAACCGGATGATGGATTCTTCCAAAGAAGAGCAGTTTCAAGGATGGTTAGAAGAGATAGAAAAGATTGTCCCCCCCCTTCTGGAAGGAACCGGTCTTGAAGGCAAAATCGACAAGATCATAACGATAAAAGACCGGATACCGGGAAAGATATGCTCCAGTGTCACCCTCTCTACCATGCATGGATGTCCGCCTCAGGAAATTGAGGCCATTTGTCATTACATGATCGCAGAGAAAGGACTGGATACTTTTGTAAAACTCAACCCCACCTTGCTTGGCTATGCCAGAGTGAGGGAAATTCTCGATGTCCTGGGATACGATTATGTCTCTCTCAATTCTGAGGGGTTTGAACATGACCTGCAATATGAAGATGCTCTGGCCATACTCAAAAGATTACGCGAAACAGCCAAGAAGGAAGGCCGTCTTTTCGGTGTCAAACTGACAAATACACTGGCCTCATTGAACAATAGGGAGGAACTGCCCGGAGATGAAATGTATATGTCCGGTCGAGCCCTCTACCCCCTCTCTCTCAACCTGGCATCAAAGCTTTCAGAATACTTTGAAGGAGATCTTCCCATCTCCTACTCCGGAGGGATTTCCATCCATAATGTCCGGGAGGTTTTTCAAACAGGAATTCGTCCCATCACCTTGTGTACGGATTTACTGAAACCGGGAGGCTATGTCAGACAGACTCAAATGGCAGAAGCCCTGGAGGAGATAGAAGAGTGGGATATAAAATCCATCAAAGTGGATGTTCTCAAAAAGTTAGCTGCCAGCTCTTTAGATGATTCCACCTTTCATAAAGATTTCAGAGGGAATGATGAAGTCCGAACAGCCGGTCCCCTCCCCCTTTATGACTGCTATGTGGCCCCCTGTATCACGGCCTGTGCCATTCATCAGCATATCCCTGAATACATAAGGCTCATTGGACAGCAGCGCTATGCCGAGGCTCTGGAGGTCATCTATGAACGAAATGCTCTCCCCTCCATGACAGGAAACATCTGTGACAACCAATGCCAGCTTCACTGTACCCGTCTGGATTATGAAGGATGCCTCAATATCAGAGAGATAAAGAAAATTGCCGTGGAGCAGGGCATGGAAGGCTTTCTCAAGACCTGGGAAAAACCCAAGGTCACCCGATCTTCCAAATGTGCCGTAATAGGGGCTGGTCCAGCAGGACTATCCACCGCGTATTTTCTGGCCCGCGAGGGTTTTGACGTTACCGTTTTTGAAAGAGAAGCCGATGCGGGAGGAGTCATTCGATACGTGGTGCCTCATTTCAGGATTACCAGAGAAGCGATCGAAAGCGATGTAGATCACATCCGAAGGCAGGGAGTCTCCTTCGTTTTTAACTGTGATGAAAAGATAAATATAAACTCCCTGAAGGCTGAGGGTTATACCTATATTACCCTGGGATTGGGAACCTACCAGACAAGGCAACTGCCCATCGAAGGGGATAATACAAACATCCTCCCCTCCCTAAAATTTCTCACAGAATTCAACCAGAATCCCCAAGGAATGAGACTGGGGAAGAATGTTGTTGTTATAGGAGCCGGTGATACCGCCATGGATTGTGCCCGTTCGGCCAAGAGGTGTGTCGGAACCGAAAAAGTAACCGTTGTGTACAGGCGGGCCTTTTCGCAAATGCCTGCAAGCCGTGAAGAGTACGAAGATGCCCGGGACGAAGGCATTCCCTTTCACTGGTTAAGGAGTCCCGAAGGTTTTGACTCCCGGGGCAACTTGACTCTCAGAGTCATGGAACTGGGAGAGAAAGATGATTCCGGCCGAAGGCGTCCCGTTGCCACAGATGAAGTAGAAATGATGAATGTAGATACCGTGATCTATGCCATAGGCGATGATCCGGATGAAATGCTGATGAAAGAAATTGGATTGAAAACCAACCAGTGGGGATTGGTCATCACCGGAGAAAATGGTGAGACGAATATTGAGAATGTGTACCTCAGCGGAGACAGCCGGACCGGGGCTTCCACCATCGTTAGATGCATTGCAGAAGGAAGAAGAACCGCTGATGCCATCACTCGAAAAGATGATCCCCAATGGTCAAGACAGGAGAGACTTCCCTTAGTTGATTCCCGGAAAAGAGAAGAGGAGATTCAGGATAAGAAAGGGTATATTTTTCAGAAACCCAATGCCAGAACCTACAGCGATATAATCCAATTCGGAGAAACGGAGCTGACCCGTTGTCTCGAATGCAATTATGTATGCAACAAATGTGTTGATGTTTGTCCCAATAGAGCCAACATCGCTCTTCCTGTGGGAGATCTGTCACTGTTCAATGATCCCTACCAAATCATTCACATTGACGCCTACTGTAACGAATGCGGAGATTGCGGTCATTTCTGTCCCTGGGAGGGACGGCCCTATATTGATAAACCCACCATCTTCAGTGAGGCTGAAGATTTTGAAAACAGTGAGAATCCTGGTTGGTTGATCCAGGGAGAATTGGTCAAAATCAGATTCAAAGGCTCTGTAAGCCTGAAGCCTCTGAAGAAAGGCTGTATTGTGGATGATTCCACGAGTGATCCGGATAAAGAACGGTTTTACAAGCTCTTTGAGACTCTACTATCACAAAGACCCCACTTATTCGGTACAGTGGAGCCCATGGTATAG
- a CDS encoding ATP-binding cassette domain-containing protein: MINAEKQPLLSIRDYHFEFPSYPGLQNQALFKGLNFTLNRGEFWVVLGAPESGKTTLGRCLTGVYPGLTQAETSGDIFIDGEPVSTRSACDWIEKTGIVFQNPDEQIVSTRCDDEASLALESLAFEAHEIQKRLSASFGRFSILGKERRNPVSLSGGEKKRLLIASLEMQNPDLWILDESMDELDHDGQEFLMNYLGEKAHNENKGILLFASKYKDLFQDSEVKLALLSAGQMNIQENDPHHFEALLEADGLSLTENQGYKASYSPPADQTCLFEMHNVKYKYHGNTDFSLDIEHFELKQGEVLALEGPNGCGKTTLARIVSGLIDPDKGDLTLFGASVGRAQLNKSCGYLFQNPDYQLFLPTVAEELALGLKFSGLDKKLRNSRISQAIDLFRLPSSDAPPALMSFGARKRLQGAIYYLLDKHIYILDEADSGLNFRDFISIVSELRTKAAALIVISHDSNIQSLGADRVLRMDQGRIFEQESGMSSKRGDNPHD; the protein is encoded by the coding sequence ATGATCAACGCCGAAAAGCAGCCCCTCTTGAGTATCCGGGACTATCATTTTGAGTTTCCTTCTTACCCGGGTCTGCAAAACCAGGCTCTTTTCAAGGGATTGAATTTTACTCTGAACAGGGGTGAGTTTTGGGTTGTCTTGGGAGCTCCTGAGAGTGGCAAAACCACACTGGGACGATGTTTGACCGGGGTTTATCCAGGATTGACTCAGGCTGAAACATCGGGAGATATATTCATAGACGGTGAACCCGTGAGTACGCGGTCGGCTTGTGATTGGATAGAAAAAACGGGAATCGTATTCCAAAATCCTGATGAGCAGATTGTCAGCACTCGATGCGATGATGAAGCGTCATTGGCCCTTGAGTCCCTTGCTTTTGAAGCTCATGAGATACAAAAGAGGCTCAGCGCTTCATTTGGACGCTTTTCCATTCTGGGGAAGGAGAGGAGGAATCCCGTTTCGCTCTCGGGAGGAGAGAAAAAACGGCTCCTCATTGCTTCCTTGGAGATGCAGAATCCGGACCTCTGGATACTGGATGAATCTATGGATGAACTGGACCATGACGGACAAGAATTTCTCATGAACTACCTAGGGGAAAAAGCCCATAATGAGAACAAAGGCATTCTGTTGTTTGCTTCCAAATATAAGGATCTCTTTCAAGACTCAGAAGTAAAACTGGCTTTATTATCCGCAGGTCAGATGAACATTCAGGAGAATGACCCCCATCATTTTGAGGCACTCCTCGAAGCAGATGGTCTGAGTTTGACCGAGAACCAAGGGTATAAGGCTTCCTATTCTCCTCCCGCTGATCAAACATGTTTATTTGAAATGCATAATGTAAAATATAAATACCATGGTAATACCGATTTTTCCCTGGATATTGAGCATTTTGAATTGAAACAGGGGGAAGTCCTGGCACTTGAAGGACCCAACGGATGCGGGAAAACGACTCTGGCTAGGATCGTCAGTGGATTGATAGATCCTGATAAAGGAGACCTTACCCTATTTGGAGCTTCCGTCGGGAGAGCTCAGCTGAACAAAAGCTGCGGCTATTTATTTCAAAATCCTGACTACCAGCTCTTTTTACCGACTGTGGCCGAAGAATTGGCTCTGGGACTTAAATTCTCAGGTCTTGATAAAAAACTTAGGAATTCCAGGATCAGCCAGGCCATTGACTTATTCAGACTGCCCAGTTCCGATGCTCCTCCAGCTTTGATGAGTTTTGGAGCCAGAAAACGCCTGCAGGGGGCCATCTACTATCTCCTGGACAAGCATATTTATATTCTGGATGAGGCTGACTCTGGGCTGAATTTTAGGGATTTTATCAGCATTGTCAGTGAATTGAGGACTAAGGCCGCGGCCCTCATCGTGATTAGTCATGACAGCAATATTCAAAGCCTCGGTGCGGATAGGGTCTTGAGAATGGACCAGGGACGCATCTTTGAACAAGAGAGCGGAATGAGCTCTAAAAGAGGGGACAACCCCCATGATTGA